One window from the genome of Musa acuminata AAA Group cultivar baxijiao chromosome BXJ1-4, Cavendish_Baxijiao_AAA, whole genome shotgun sequence encodes:
- the LOC135672499 gene encoding uncharacterized protein At5g65660-like, translating to MDGAELATMPTPALNHPSRPTLGFPLGTALLLIVIFCLSGIFSCCYHWEKLRSLRDRRRRHGNQPSLAAVEDGQLPQFSLSSPASKVALQHQENKVERIPSFPVIMPGDRMPKFMAWPCPPGGHQEAFSNNPSSIS from the exons ATGGACGGCGCGGAGCTGGCGACGATGCCAACACCAGCTTTGAATCATCCCTCGAGACCGACGCTGGGGTTTCCGCTGGGCACCGCGCTTCTGCTCATCGTCATCTTCTGCCTCAGCGGCATCTTCTCTTGCTGCTACCACTGGGAGAAGCTCCGTTCCCTCCgagaccgccgccgccgccacggaAACCAACCTTCCCTGGCCGCCGTGGAAGATGGCCAGCTTCCCCAGTTTTCTCTATCGTCTCCTGCGTCCAAGGTCGCACTCCAGCATCAG GAGAATAAGGTGGAAAGAATCCCAAGCTTTCCTGTCATAATGCCGGGGGATAGAATGCCCAAATTCATGGCGTGGCCTTGTCCACCCGGAGGACACCAGGAGGCATTCTCGAACAATCCCTCCTCCATTTCGTAG